From Oryza brachyantha chromosome 9, ObraRS2, whole genome shotgun sequence, a single genomic window includes:
- the LOC102715143 gene encoding putative F-box/FBD/LRR-repeat protein At5g56810 translates to MGLLVLNRLMSIRRPRRRRFRRAKLARKGLIATSAKRKYSSCQQDDDDDSRGGKSMRKSEIYIPEDILCHIYSLMPMRDAARAACVSRAFLSSWRCHPKLTFNENTLGLRSCGLEKHFIRRVDDILEKHSGIGLKTFKLLQFPDNLDICDHVDRWLQFAMTPAIEELTVIMYEAMLPYNFPCSLLSNGIANSIRSLVLGNCAFHPTVELASWRSLKKLCLSWVCITGPELGCLLSNSFVLEWLELKYCKEIVSLKIPCTLQRLSYLDVFQCKRLRFIKNKAPNLTTFYLSGYNVNLSFGEWSQVKKLRVCDSRLVRYASDNLPSMMPNLETLSIDSFSEVVNATMLTSKFLCLKFLNISLSGLTFSPSYDYFCLASFFDASPFLETFFLSISQQQMEHESKSIVGDFSHMRQIAEHRHEYLKSVVINGFCYSKSLVELTCHILENLVSLEYLTLNTALCFANPFKRRPGLCVPMENKGILKEVPKVLLAIQTYIARKVPSTVRLNVVEPCRMCKAIMY, encoded by the exons ATGGGGCTGCTCGTGCTGAACCGCCTCATGTCCatccggcggccgcgccgccgccgcttccggcGAGCCAAGTTAGCCCGCA AGGGATTAATCGCTACATCGGCTAAAAGGAAGTACTCAAGCTGCCAgcaagatgatgatgatgattctCGGGGTGGTAAAAGCATGAGAAAATCAGAGATATACATTCCAGAG GACATCTTGTGTCATATATATTCCCTGATGCCAATGCGTGATGCTGCTCGTGCTGCGTGTGTGTCTCGTGCCTTTCTAAGTTCTTGGAGATGTCATCCCAAGCTGACCTTTAACGAGAATACACTAGGATTGCGTTCATGTGGTTTAGAGAAACATTTCATCCGAAGAGTTGACGACATTCTTGAAAAACACTCTGGCATTGGATTGAAGACATTCAAACTTCTTCAGTTCCCCGATAATCTAGATATATGTGATCATGTCGATCGTTGGCTTCAGTTCGCTATGACACCGGCGATTGAGGAACTCACTGTCATCATGTATGAAGCCATGCTACCCTACAACTTCCCATGCTCACTTCTATCTAATGGGATTGCAAATTCTATTCGATCTCTTGTTCTTGGCAATTGTGCCTTCCATCCTACGGTCGAATTGGCTTCCTGGAGAAGCCTTAAAAAGCTATGTTTGTCTTGGGTGTGCATCACAGGACCTGAGTTAGGGTGTCTTCTTTCGAATTCGTTTGTTCTGGAGTGGTTGGAACTCAAATATTGCAAGGAGATAGTTAGCCTGAAGATACCATGCACACTGCAGCGGCTCAGCTACCTTGATGTTTTTCAATGCAAGAGGCTGCGATTTATAAAGAACAAAGCTCCAAATTTGACCACTTTTTACCTTTCTGGATACAATGTAAACCTTTCATTTGGAGAATGGTCGCAAGTGAAGAAACTACGTGTGTGCGATTCACGCCTTGTTCGTTATGCCAGTGATAATCTTCCATCCATGATGCCGAATCTTGAAACTCTTTCAATAGATTCGTTCTCTGAG GTGGTCAACGCAACAATGCTAACCTCCAAATTCCTCTGTCTGAAGTTCTTGAATATTTCTCTCTCTGGATTGACCTTTTCACCATcttatgattatttttgtcTAGCCTCCTTTTTTGATGCTTCTCCTTTCTTGGAAACTTTCTTCTTGTCG ATATCTCAACAACAGATGGAGCATGAATCAAAATCAATAGTTGGAGATTTCTCACATATGAGACAGATTGCAGAACACCGTCATGAGTACCTCAAAAGTGTGGTGATCAATGGTTTCTGCTACTCGAAGAGCTTGGTTGAGCTAACGTGTCATATTCTTGAGAACCTAGTTTCACTGGAGTATCTAACACTGAACACAGCCCTTTGCTTTGCTAACCCTTTTAAACGTAGACCTGGTTTGTGCGTTCCAATGGAGAACAAGGGTATTCTAAAGGAAGTACCTAAAGTGCTCTTGGCTATTCAAACATACATCGCAAGGAAAGTTCCCTCTACTGTCAGATTAAATGTTGTGGAACCATGCAGGATGTGCAAAGCTATTATGTATTAG